From SAR202 cluster bacterium, a single genomic window includes:
- a CDS encoding response regulator transcription factor, which yields MAIETLRGAFQHRVLLLTDRLGRNRSLVQSIGNDGLGCVPHFGLEGLAEGLRDEAVDAVVVDLEAWRPEEVRGLIGSFREAKLPVLGVVGERGMEELGLELDDVVLRPLRPGEMKYRVERATARLQRAKGPKVMTRGELVIDQERYEVSVGGRKTLLTYKEYQLLVLLASAPGRVFGREALLAKIWGYDYFGGTRTVDVHIRRLRAKIEEGAETYIETVRNVGYRFKA from the coding sequence ATGGCTATAGAGACTCTTAGAGGCGCGTTTCAGCACCGGGTGCTGCTGCTGACGGACCGGCTGGGTCGAAATCGCAGCCTGGTGCAGTCTATTGGCAACGACGGCCTGGGGTGCGTGCCGCATTTTGGGCTGGAGGGGCTGGCCGAGGGGCTAAGGGATGAGGCGGTGGACGCGGTGGTCGTCGATCTGGAGGCGTGGCGGCCTGAGGAGGTGAGGGGACTCATCGGCAGCTTCCGCGAGGCCAAGCTGCCGGTTCTCGGTGTGGTGGGGGAGAGGGGGATGGAGGAGCTGGGGCTGGAGCTGGATGACGTGGTGTTGCGGCCCCTGCGGCCAGGGGAGATGAAGTACCGGGTAGAGAGGGCTACGGCGCGATTGCAGAGGGCCAAGGGGCCGAAGGTGATGACGAGGGGCGAACTGGTTATCGACCAGGAGCGGTATGAGGTGAGTGTGGGAGGACGGAAGACGCTGCTGACCTACAAGGAATATCAGCTGTTAGTGCTGCTGGCGTCGGCGCCGGGGAGGGTGTTCGGTCGGGAGGCGCTGCTGGCGAAGATATGGGGCTACGATTATTTTGGGGGGACGCGGACGGTGGACGTGCATATTCGGAGGCTGCGGGCGAAGATAGAGGAAGGCGCGGAGACGTATATCGAGACCGTGAGGAACGTGGGGTACAGATTTAAGGCGTAG
- a CDS encoding amidohydrolase: MKLPFGVVDADGHINEPEDKIRGYIEGPYSAWKKRIQLGSFFDNTQGGQLGAHGGPGFPTTKDWLKAADEGGMEIVHLFPTTLLAYSQITDPDYLVAVGRAYNNYVHDNWLKASPRFKSVALMPLLDVEESVKEMRRTFTELGYNGVFVAATGFGLLGDKKFDPFWAEAEKLGCPIAIHGGHATAESVRYTKFIQRHTIGFPVSNMMQMMHMCYEGTFEKFPEMKVAFLESGCTWVPYLLDRMDEEWGKRGKWDAPNCKEKPSDYIKSDRVFIHAEAAEQLIPEVIRVLGRNRLVYASDWPHWDNEYPESIEEIWERKDLTSKDKKALLRDNALEFYGSGK; the protein is encoded by the coding sequence ATGAAGCTTCCTTTTGGCGTGGTGGACGCCGACGGCCATATCAATGAGCCGGAGGACAAGATTAGAGGGTACATTGAGGGGCCGTACAGCGCGTGGAAGAAGCGGATACAGTTAGGCAGCTTTTTCGATAACACACAGGGTGGGCAGCTAGGCGCCCACGGCGGGCCGGGCTTTCCGACGACCAAGGACTGGTTGAAGGCGGCGGACGAGGGTGGCATGGAGATAGTCCACCTCTTCCCGACTACGCTGCTGGCCTATTCGCAGATAACGGACCCCGATTACCTGGTGGCGGTGGGGCGGGCGTACAACAACTACGTCCACGACAACTGGCTGAAGGCGAGCCCTCGATTCAAATCGGTGGCGCTGATGCCGCTGCTGGACGTGGAGGAGTCGGTGAAGGAGATGCGTCGCACGTTTACCGAGCTGGGGTATAACGGGGTGTTTGTGGCGGCGACGGGCTTCGGCCTGCTAGGCGACAAGAAGTTCGACCCCTTCTGGGCGGAGGCGGAGAAGCTGGGGTGCCCCATTGCGATACACGGGGGACACGCGACGGCGGAGTCGGTGCGATACACCAAGTTCATCCAGCGGCACACCATCGGTTTCCCGGTGTCGAACATGATGCAGATGATGCACATGTGCTACGAGGGGACGTTTGAGAAGTTCCCCGAGATGAAGGTGGCGTTTTTGGAGTCGGGCTGCACATGGGTGCCGTACCTGCTGGACCGGATGGATGAGGAGTGGGGCAAGCGGGGCAAGTGGGACGCGCCGAATTGCAAGGAGAAGCCCAGTGATTACATAAAGAGCGATAGGGTGTTCATCCACGCCGAGGCGGCGGAGCAGCTGATACCGGAGGTCATTCGGGTGCTGGGCCGGAATCGTCTGGTTTACGCCAGCGACTGGCCGCACTGGGACAACGAGTACCCTGAGAGCATTGAGGAGATTTGGGAGCGAAAGGACCTGACGTCTAAGGACAAGAAGGCGCTTTTGAGGGACAATGCGCTGGAGTTTTACGGGTCAGGTAAGTAG